The Candidatus Bathyarchaeota archaeon genome contains a region encoding:
- a CDS encoding APC family permease: protein MRDKIKHLLLGPPLPTRRFMYEKLGRARGLAAFSPDALSSIAYANQEIFLGLAVAGSVGLSYSIYVALAITVLLSVLTLSYFQTVHAYPSGGGSYTVARENLGTRLGLVAAAALIIDYLLTAAVSLTAGAAAIASAFPGLWPYRVEMSLLFLSMITLLNLRGLREMGLAMAVPVYLFLAGYMPMLAYGLGFLIIHGVTPLTSAPEATQPLTLFLLLHTFSTGCTALTGIEAISNGVPAFRPPETKNAGQTLIIMASLMSMLFLGSVGLTQALAVVPMPQETILSALARRLLGTNPLYFTIQAVTMLILVMAANTSFADFPRIAALLAVDGFMPRQLANLGDRLVFTNGILLLAAGTGALIVAFRGDTHALIPLFAVGAFLAYTLSQVGMVVHWRRERGKRWRLKAALNMLGASATGITLLVVSATKFIKGAWITFLLFPILMFVFYRVHSHYQAVSSQLRLSRQLPPSARPPSSLRIVVPVAGVNRVTAYAIAYAKLMSRDVTAVYVELEPGTGQRVLKEWRRWWPDIPLVVLRSPYRSVVEPFLHYLDEVDRRHGDGQRAAVLLPEWVPAHWWQSFLHNQTARLIKEALLYRRRHYGYQRVIIDVPYHLRR, encoded by the coding sequence GTACGAGAAGCTGGGTAGGGCGAGGGGCCTCGCCGCGTTTTCACCGGATGCGCTTTCATCCATCGCCTACGCCAATCAAGAAATTTTCCTGGGTCTAGCTGTGGCTGGAAGCGTCGGCTTATCCTATTCGATATACGTCGCCTTAGCTATAACGGTTCTGCTCAGCGTGCTCACCCTCTCCTATTTTCAAACCGTCCACGCCTATCCGTCCGGTGGGGGATCCTATACCGTGGCTCGGGAGAACCTGGGAACAAGGCTGGGACTGGTGGCAGCGGCGGCTCTGATTATCGACTATCTACTCACCGCGGCGGTGAGCCTCACAGCGGGCGCGGCGGCGATCGCTTCGGCCTTTCCAGGGCTGTGGCCCTACCGGGTTGAGATGTCCCTTCTATTCCTATCCATGATTACCCTGCTTAACCTACGAGGCTTGCGTGAAATGGGGTTAGCCATGGCCGTCCCCGTTTACCTGTTCCTGGCCGGCTACATGCCCATGCTAGCTTATGGGCTGGGCTTCCTCATCATCCATGGGGTGACGCCTTTAACCTCAGCTCCTGAGGCGACCCAGCCCTTAACACTATTTTTGCTACTGCATACTTTTTCAACGGGATGTACGGCGTTGACGGGGATTGAAGCCATCAGCAACGGCGTACCCGCATTTAGACCTCCAGAAACCAAGAATGCTGGGCAGACACTCATCATCATGGCCTCATTAATGAGCATGCTTTTCCTCGGAAGCGTCGGGTTAACGCAAGCTCTCGCCGTGGTTCCCATGCCCCAGGAAACGATTTTGTCAGCCCTCGCCCGCCGCCTACTGGGGACCAACCCCCTCTACTTTACGATTCAAGCCGTGACGATGCTCATCCTGGTGATGGCCGCTAATACCAGCTTCGCAGACTTTCCACGCATCGCAGCGCTTTTAGCAGTCGATGGATTTATGCCTCGTCAACTAGCCAACCTTGGTGATCGGTTGGTATTCACCAATGGCATACTGCTCCTCGCGGCGGGTACCGGAGCTTTAATCGTCGCCTTCAGGGGAGACACCCATGCTTTGATACCTCTATTCGCGGTAGGGGCGTTCCTAGCCTATACTCTGTCCCAGGTGGGTATGGTCGTTCACTGGCGCCGCGAGCGAGGGAAGAGGTGGAGGTTGAAAGCGGCTTTAAACATGCTTGGGGCCTCGGCTACCGGTATTACACTCCTCGTCGTCAGCGCTACCAAGTTTATCAAAGGCGCGTGGATTACATTTCTGCTATTCCCAATATTGATGTTTGTCTTTTATAGAGTCCACTCTCATTACCAAGCTGTTTCCAGTCAGCTCCGCCTGTCCAGGCAGCTCCCTCCCTCAGCGAGGCCCCCCTCATCCCTACGCATAGTCGTCCCGGTCGCGGGTGTTAACCGCGTCACAGCCTACGCCATCGCCTACGCCAAGTTGATGTCCAGGGACGTCACAGCGGTGTACGTGGAGCTGGAGCCTGGGACCGGCCAACGCGTCCTCAAGGAATGGAGGCGTTGGTGGCCGGACATACCCTTAGTGGTGTTGCGGTCGCCGTACCGATCGGTCGTCGAACCATTCCTACACTACCTTGATGAAGTTGATAGGAGGCACGGCGATGGGCAACGGGCCGCGGTGCTCCTGCCGGAGTGGGTTCCAGCCCACTGGTGGCAGAGCTTCCTTCACAACCAGACCGCCCGGTTGATTAAGGAGGCGTTACTATATCGCAGGCGGCATTACGGTTATCAGA